One Enterobacter asburiae genomic window, TATCGTCAGTGGTGCCAATGTTCGAACCTTGCGACAGACCTTTACCCTGAGAGGTCATAGAATCAGTTGCATATTGCAGAACGAATTTGTTGTAGCCTTTCAGCATGCTCTGCGTGTGTTCAGCAGTGAACATCCAGCCATCTTTAGATGCGCCGTCGATCAGGTGATAATCATCACGTGGGTTTGCACGGCCGTAATCAGCCCCCAGCTCCAGGGTACCGCCCGGGTTAATTTCCATCTGGGCTAAACGCACGTCAAAGACATCGTTCGCCGTGCGGGTGGTGTAGTCATAAACGCTGTTGCTGGCGAAGGAAGAAGAACCGCCGGCTTCAGAAGAACGGGTCGCAGCCAGAGAAAGCTTACCGAAACCGACGTCGATGTTTTCCAGACCCGCACCAGGACCTGAAATATCCCAGTAGTAGAAGTCGATCATGTGGACGTCATGACGCTGATAGAAGCGCTTACCGGCCCAGATGGTGGAACCAGGCAGCCATTCAATCAGGTTTTTACCCTGCACGTTAGCTTCACGGAACGCTGGGTCAGTGGCTTCCCAGTCGTTCTGCTGCGCCACGGAGTACGCTACGTTGGTGTCGAAGTAGAAGCTCTTGTCACCTTCTTTCCACACTTCCTGGCCCAGTTTCAATTCCGCATAGGTTTCACATTCGTTACCGAGACGGTATTTACTTTGAGCACCAGTTGCCTGGAAGCACTGTTGTTCGCCGCCACTACCCGTCCAGCCGATACCGGAACGAGCATAACCATGGAAATCCACGGCCAGTGCCTGAGCAGACATTACGCCCGCTGCGACGGCAACTGCCAGAGGAAGTTTGCGCAGAGTAATCATCATTCTATCTCCTGAGATCATTGCTTTTCTTTGAACACTTCACCTGTCGGTTTCGTGTCTTCTTTTGGGATTGCTTAAACGCCTGGCTCTTTGTGCAACCGACGACATGCAGTGCCATCCTCACGGAACAGATGGCAACGCTCTGGCGGCAAGCCGATAGCGAATGTGGCACCCTCTTCTACCAACACCACGTCATTCTGGCGGTAGACCAGGTTCTGACGGATGGCGGGGATCTGGATATGAATCTGTGTTTCGTGACCAAGCTGTTCGACGACCTGAACGTCACCTTCCAGGGTCACATCGGCGATGTGGCTCGGGAGTAAATGTTCAGGACGAATACCCAGGGACATGTTTGCCCCGACCTGTACGTTGGCGCTGTCGACCGGCAGCCAGACCTGCTGGCGGTTTGGCAGCTCCACCTGTACCTGTTCAATGGCTGTCGCGGTCACTTTGACGGGCAGGAAGTTCATCTTTGGCGAGCCAATGAAGCCCGCAACAAAGCGGTCTGCCGGGTAGTGGTATAGCTCCAGCGGTTTACCCACCTGCGCCACGCGGCCGGCATCCAGCACCACGATTTTGTCGGCGAGGGTCATCGCCTCCACCTGATCGTGGGTGACGTAAATCATCGTGCGGCCAAGACGCTTGTGCAGACGGGAGATTTCAATACGCATCTGGACGCGCAGGGCGGCATCCAGGTTAGAGAGAGGTTCATCGAGCAGGAACACGCGCGGTTCGGCCACCAGCGTACGGCCAATCGCCACACGCTGACGCTGACCACCGGAAAGCGCTTTTGGTTTACGCTCCAGCAGGTGCGCCAGCTGTAACACTTCCGCCACCTGCGTCACGCGCTGGTTAATGACCTCTTTCTTCGCGCCGGCCAGCTTCAGGCCGAAGGACATGTTTTCGGCAACGGAAAGGTGGGGATAGAGTGCATAAGACTGGAACACCATGCCTACGCCACGTTCGGCAGGCGGGATGTCGTTCATTCGGGTATCACCAATCAGCAGGTCGCCGCTGGTGATGGTTTCAAGACCGGCAATCATACGCAGCAGAGTAGATTTACCACAGCCTGATGGGCCAACAAACACCACGAATTCGCCTTCGTTGATGTCCAGATTGATGTCTTTTGACACCACAACGTCACCCCAGGCTTTCGTTACATTACGCAGCTGTACGCTCGCCATGCCCTTCTCCCTTCGTTACAACCTGTCACCGACAGAAACATTCAAGATAAGTTCACTATGGGGTATCCATTACTTTCCCGAATCCTCCACCCCCCGCCTTTTTTATGGGGGAGGAGGCGGGAGGATGAGAGAGCAGGCTCTGCGACCGCTGTGGGAGGGCTAAGGCAAAATTCGTGAAGCCGCCTGCAAAATTCGGTGGGGTTTTATGTGCGCCAGCACTCATAACTTAAATTTATGCAACGGAGATCACACAAACGGGGGGTGGGGCGTAGGGGTTGGGAGGATGGAAAGAGGATGTCAAATAAGGAGACTGAGACACGTTGAACCACTGAAGTCATACCACGAGACATCACCAAAAAGGATGGCAGCTATGAATATCAAGACTGGCGCACGCGTTTTCGCATTGTCCGCCCTCGCAGCAATGATCATTTCCGCACCGGCGCTCGCCAAAATTGAAGAAGGCAAACTGGTTATCTGGATTAACGGCGACAAGGGCTATAACGGCCTGGCCGAAGTGGGCAAAAAATTCGAGAAAGACACCGGTATCAAAGTTACCGTAGAACACCCGGACAAGCTGGAAGAGAAATTCCCGCAGGTTGCAGCAACTGGCGACGGCCCGGACATCATCTTCTGGGCGCATGACCGTTTCGGGGGTTACGCGCAGTCTGGCCTGCTGGCTGAAGTGACCCCAGATAAAGCCTTCCAGGACAAACTGTTCCCGTTCACCTGGGACGCCGTTCGCTATAACGGCAAGCTCATCGCTTACCCTATCGCGGTTGAAGCCCTGTCTCTGATTTACAATAAAGACCTGGTACCAAACCCACCGAAAACCTGGGAAGAGATCCCGAAACTGGATAAAGAGCTGAAGGCGAAAGGTAAATCCGCCCTGATGTTCAACCTGCAAGAGCCGTACTTCACCTGGCCACTGATTGCTGCCGACGGCGGTTACGCGTTCAAGTTTGAAAACGGCAAATATGACGTGAAAGACGTGGGCGTGGACAACGCGGGTGCGAAAGCGGGTCTGACCTTCCTGGTCGATCTGATCAAGAACAAACACATGAACGCGGATACCGACTACTCCATCGCGGAAGCGGCGTTCAACAAAGGCGAAACCGCGATGACCATCAACGGTCCGTGGGCCTGGACCAACATCGACAAGAGCAAAATCAACTACGGCGTGACCCTGCTGCCAACCTTCAAAGGCAAGCCGTCTAAACCGTTCGTTGGCGTGCTGAGCGCGGGCATCAACGCCGCCAGCCCGAACAAAGAGCTGGCGAAAGAGTTCCTGGAAAACTACCTGCTGACCGATCAGGGTCTGGATGAAGTGAACAAGGACAAACCGCTGGGCGCCGTTGCGCTGAAATCCTTCCAGGATCAGCTGGCGAAAGACCCACGTATCGCCGCCACCATGGATAACGCCCAGAAAGGCGAAATCATGCCGAACATCCCACAGATGGCAGCGTTCTGGTACGCCACCCGTACCGCGGTCATCAACGCTGCAAGCGGTCGTCAGACTGTCGATGCCGCGCTGAAAGATGCTCAGGGTCGTATTACTAAGTAAGTCTGAAAAACGGCGGGTGGCGCATGCGCTTACCCGCCCTACGACTACGGCACGATCCGTAGGTCAGGTAAGCGCAGCGCCACCTGACGATAAGTTTCCACCGTTGTAGAGGAAGAACCCCATGGATGTCATTAAAAAGAAACGCTGGTGGCAAAGCGACGCGCTGAAGTGGTCAGTGATAGGTCTGCTGTGCCTGCTGGTGGGTTA contains:
- the malE gene encoding maltose/maltodextrin ABC transporter substrate-binding protein MalE; translated protein: MNIKTGARVFALSALAAMIISAPALAKIEEGKLVIWINGDKGYNGLAEVGKKFEKDTGIKVTVEHPDKLEEKFPQVAATGDGPDIIFWAHDRFGGYAQSGLLAEVTPDKAFQDKLFPFTWDAVRYNGKLIAYPIAVEALSLIYNKDLVPNPPKTWEEIPKLDKELKAKGKSALMFNLQEPYFTWPLIAADGGYAFKFENGKYDVKDVGVDNAGAKAGLTFLVDLIKNKHMNADTDYSIAEAAFNKGETAMTINGPWAWTNIDKSKINYGVTLLPTFKGKPSKPFVGVLSAGINAASPNKELAKEFLENYLLTDQGLDEVNKDKPLGAVALKSFQDQLAKDPRIAATMDNAQKGEIMPNIPQMAAFWYATRTAVINAASGRQTVDAALKDAQGRITK
- a CDS encoding maltoporin; protein product: MMITLRKLPLAVAVAAGVMSAQALAVDFHGYARSGIGWTGSGGEQQCFQATGAQSKYRLGNECETYAELKLGQEVWKEGDKSFYFDTNVAYSVAQQNDWEATDPAFREANVQGKNLIEWLPGSTIWAGKRFYQRHDVHMIDFYYWDISGPGAGLENIDVGFGKLSLAATRSSEAGGSSSFASNSVYDYTTRTANDVFDVRLAQMEINPGGTLELGADYGRANPRDDYHLIDGASKDGWMFTAEHTQSMLKGYNKFVLQYATDSMTSQGKGLSQGSNIGTTDDINYGINNNGHLWRVLDHGAISLGDSWDLMYVGMYQDINWDNNNGTKWWTVGVRPMYKWTPIMSTLLEVGYDNVKSQETGETNNQYKITLAQQWQAGDSIWSRPAIRVFATYAKWDEKWGYAPSGKNSVAGYTPGMAYSDTTAKSFSRGDNDEWSFGAQMEIWW
- the malK gene encoding maltose/maltodextrin ABC transporter ATP-binding protein MalK, with product MASVQLRNVTKAWGDVVVSKDINLDINEGEFVVFVGPSGCGKSTLLRMIAGLETITSGDLLIGDTRMNDIPPAERGVGMVFQSYALYPHLSVAENMSFGLKLAGAKKEVINQRVTQVAEVLQLAHLLERKPKALSGGQRQRVAIGRTLVAEPRVFLLDEPLSNLDAALRVQMRIEISRLHKRLGRTMIYVTHDQVEAMTLADKIVVLDAGRVAQVGKPLELYHYPADRFVAGFIGSPKMNFLPVKVTATAIEQVQVELPNRQQVWLPVDSANVQVGANMSLGIRPEHLLPSHIADVTLEGDVQVVEQLGHETQIHIQIPAIRQNLVYRQNDVVLVEEGATFAIGLPPERCHLFREDGTACRRLHKEPGV